The DNA segment CCGCCGCGGGAGTGCTCGCTCTTCTCGGGATAGTCCGGGTAGTCGATGTCCCGGAAGAGACCGACGCGGGCGCCCTTCACCGTGTAGATCTCCTCGTCGTCGATCAGGACGCTCGCGTCGCCGACGACCATCGAGGCCCCCGCGTTCTTGAGCTCCGTGTAGCGCTTGACCTTGACCTCGTACCGCATGACCGAGTCGTGGGGCCGGATCTGTCCGAAGAACTCGACCTCACCGCAGCCGAGAGCGCGTCCGGCGCCGACGCCGCCCCGCCAGTTGCAGTAGAAGCCGAGCAGCTGCCACACGCCGTCGAGGCCGAGGCAGCCGGGCTGGACCGGGTCTCCGAGGAAGTGGCAGTGGAAGAACCAGTCGTCGAGACGTACGTCGCGGCTCGCGCTGATCGTGCCCTTGCTCTTCTCGCCGGTGATCGACTCGATCCGGTCGACCATCAACATGGGCGGCACCGGCAGGCGCGCGCGGAAGCCCTCCGGCGGGTCCTTGATCAGCCGGCCATAGGCGAAGCCCAGGAGGTCCTCCTGGCCGAAATGGTCGCGGCTCTTGAACTCTTCGTGCGTCAACATATGGGTCTCGCGCGGCGCACTAGGCCGCGACGTCCTCCTCGAATCGCATCAGATAGCTTCCCCACGTCAGTCCGGAACCCACGCCCACGACACAGATATCGTCGTTCGCGGTCCACCGCTCCCAGCGTTGCGAAATCACGCTGGCCGAGCCGGCCCCGGCGGTATTGCCGATTTCGGCGCAGTTCGAGTGGTGGAGCTGATCGGGAATGTCGCAGCGCTTGCAGACGGACTCGAGCATGCGCAGGTTCGCCTGGTGTCCGACGAAGTGGAACTTGCGCGCGTCGTCCTGGACCGCGTCCCAGGTCGCCTTGTAGAGATCCCCGGTCTTGCGGATCGCGAAGGTCTGGACCGTGCGGCCTTCCTGGTTGAAATGGCCGAGTCGCGGAACGACGACCTTGTCGTTGCCGCCCGGGTCGGAGCGGAGGCGTTGGTCGATGAGCCGCGCCTTGCCCCGATGTTTCGTCGACAGCACCGCGGCCACGGCGCCGTCCCCCCAGAGCACTGCGCTCGCGCGATCTTCGTAGTGGACCGTTCCGGTCATCGGCTCCGCGCAGACGAGCAACACGTAGTCCGGCAGCTTCGCCTCGTCCATCATCGAGAGCATGTAGACACCCGCGATGAACGAGGAGCAGGCCGAATTGACGTCGAGGGCGGCCGCTTCGATGCCGAGCTCCCGGCCGATGTTGCACGCCTCCGCCGGCGACACCGTGTTGGGCGCACAGCCTCCGCCGACCAGCAGACCGACGTCGGCCGCCGCGACGCCCGCACGTTCGAGCGCGAGCTCGGCGGCACGGGCCCCCATCCCCGCATTCGAGACCTCCGCCACCTCGACCGCCTGGCGTACGTCGGCATTCCGCGTCTCCCGGATGTAGTCCAGGGGAAGCGAAGTTCGTCGCGAACGAATCCCCGTCCGCTCGAGGATCCACTCGTCGGTCGTACCGATGTCGAGTTCCTCGAGGAACTGGTTCGTGATCTCGTTGTCGGGATTGAAGTGTCCCAATCCGAGGAGGTTCAAGCTCAAAGCCCTGCCCTCGAGGCGCGTTCGTTCAAATCTGCGCGTCGCACTCCGCGAACCGGCCAGAGAGCGCCGCTTCACGAGCATGAGACACGTTGAAACCTTCCGTTCTCGGCTTCGAGGAGCGGTCGAAGCCACCCCGTCGCCGAGCGCCCGCAGGCGACTACTTAGTCGATCCGGAGATGTGCTCACCGCCATCGACGCGAATCAGCTCACCGTTGATCCAGCTCGCCTCGGCCTGCGAGAGGAGATAGATCACACCGGCGATGTCCTCGGGCGTCGTCAAGCGACCGCCCGGATTGCGCAGCCGCGCCTGGCTCTTGAGCTGGTCGCTGCCGGGAATCGCCCGGAGCGCCGGCGTGTCCGTGACGCCCGCCTGGATGATGTTGCAGCGAACGCCGTAGGGCGCGAACTCGATCGCGATCGAACGCGCGAGGGATTCGAGGCTGACCTTCGCGGCGGAGACCGCGGCGTAGCCCTTCCAGGCCACCTCGTTGCCTTCGCTGGTCATGCCGAAGATCCGCGTGTCGGGGGCGAAGAGGCCCTTCGAGAAGAGCTCCTGGGTCCAGCCCAGCAGACTCGTGCCCATCGCGAGGATGGTCCGCCCGAAGTCCTCTTCGTCGAGATAGGACGTGTCGGGGTACTTCGGCTGGCTGACCAGCGGGTGGAGTCCGTCCTCACCGGCCTCGAAGAGCTCGTCGGCGATCTCGGTCAGCTTCTCGGCATCGACGCCGAGGCGCTTCGCCAGCTCGGGGCCCGCCGTGCGCGCGTCGACCTTCTCGGGCGCGATCAGCTT comes from the bacterium genome and includes:
- a CDS encoding SDR family oxidoreductase encodes the protein MGTNESGADFPSNEWGLILGGSSGFGLATAKRLVRGGLNMLIVHRDRRGAMKDIQPHFDEIAAEAEARGLGFHTWNADAIAADKRSETIESIAETIGPDGKVRVLLHSIAFGNLKLIAPEKVDARTAGPELAKRLGVDAEKLTEIADELFEAGEDGLHPLVSQPKYPDTSYLDEEDFGRTILAMGTSLLGWTQELFSKGLFAPDTRIFGMTSEGNEVAWKGYAAVSAAKVSLESLARSIAIEFAPYGVRCNIIQAGVTDTPALRAIPGSDQLKSQARLRNPGGRLTTPEDIAGVIYLLSQAEASWINGELIRVDGGEHISGSTK
- a CDS encoding ketoacyl-ACP synthase III, whose protein sequence is MNLLGLGHFNPDNEITNQFLEELDIGTTDEWILERTGIRSRRTSLPLDYIRETRNADVRQAVEVAEVSNAGMGARAAELALERAGVAAADVGLLVGGGCAPNTVSPAEACNIGRELGIEAAALDVNSACSSFIAGVYMLSMMDEAKLPDYVLLVCAEPMTGTVHYEDRASAVLWGDGAVAAVLSTKHRGKARLIDQRLRSDPGGNDKVVVPRLGHFNQEGRTVQTFAIRKTGDLYKATWDAVQDDARKFHFVGHQANLRMLESVCKRCDIPDQLHHSNCAEIGNTAGAGSASVISQRWERWTANDDICVVGVGSGLTWGSYLMRFEEDVAA
- the fabA gene encoding bifunctional 3-hydroxydecanoyl-ACP dehydratase/trans-2-decenoyl-ACP isomerase codes for the protein MLTHEEFKSRDHFGQEDLLGFAYGRLIKDPPEGFRARLPVPPMLMVDRIESITGEKSKGTISASRDVRLDDWFFHCHFLGDPVQPGCLGLDGVWQLLGFYCNWRGGVGAGRALGCGEVEFFGQIRPHDSVMRYEVKVKRYTELKNAGASMVVGDASVLIDDEEIYTVKGARVGLFRDIDYPDYPEKSEHSRGGRMER